From a region of the Chitinophaga caseinilytica genome:
- a CDS encoding RagB/SusD family nutrient uptake outer membrane protein — protein sequence MKKWLTIGCVAGLMAGAGLSSCKNFLDVKPNDSFTGADYWRNATDAQMGVNAAYSLLRDQFTRCIQYNYGDFRPGNYDFWNKTNFRAIAQNDLRSPLIGTTDGAQAPREGWDVWYKSIAAANLAVARISAMDGTQISESEKAQLVGEARFVRAYDYYCLVQSYGSVPFQFSPYDIEMKPKTDHVKILDSCIIDLRKAADVLPVSYNDPTYRAVRATKGAALTLMAHMYMWQAGFDKGRATELNRSAAAVCKEVMDLNIYKLLPYEEELFHTIFKGRSEEGIWEISMDVNYGNVTGNFISQWVLHQPVIASSSTLYGGLGSEITVKREYMDILYPPGESDKRFDLWFDDPYNSVNPQSQMFLKFSSISDPVARRYDANMIIFRYSGLMLLRAEALANIGQDGDARELLNEIRRRAQASEVIGLEGPALKDAIFLERTRELWGEGHRWYDLVRTGRVTDFSQCENALTQDQYERGAWTWPIPISAMRRNPKITQTAFWAQ from the coding sequence ATGAAAAAGTGGTTAACTATAGGGTGTGTGGCAGGATTGATGGCGGGGGCCGGATTGAGCTCCTGCAAGAATTTCCTGGACGTAAAGCCCAACGACAGTTTCACAGGGGCCGATTACTGGCGGAACGCGACAGACGCGCAGATGGGCGTGAATGCGGCGTATTCGCTGCTGCGCGACCAGTTTACCCGCTGCATCCAGTATAATTACGGGGATTTCAGACCGGGGAATTACGACTTCTGGAATAAAACCAATTTCCGCGCCATCGCCCAAAACGATCTGCGCAGCCCGCTCATCGGGACAACCGACGGCGCCCAGGCGCCGCGCGAAGGCTGGGACGTCTGGTACAAATCCATCGCCGCGGCCAACCTCGCCGTGGCCCGCATCAGCGCGATGGACGGTACGCAGATTTCCGAATCCGAAAAGGCGCAGCTGGTAGGGGAAGCCCGGTTCGTCCGCGCCTACGACTATTATTGCCTCGTACAGAGCTACGGCAGCGTGCCTTTCCAGTTTTCGCCGTACGACATCGAGATGAAACCGAAAACGGACCATGTGAAGATCCTCGATTCCTGCATTATAGATCTGCGGAAGGCGGCCGACGTGTTGCCCGTTTCCTACAACGATCCTACCTACCGCGCCGTTCGCGCCACCAAAGGCGCCGCGCTTACCCTCATGGCCCATATGTACATGTGGCAGGCAGGGTTCGACAAGGGGAGGGCCACCGAGCTGAACCGCAGTGCGGCAGCGGTTTGCAAGGAAGTGATGGACCTCAACATCTACAAGCTCCTGCCATACGAGGAAGAGCTTTTCCATACCATTTTCAAAGGCCGTTCCGAAGAAGGCATCTGGGAAATTTCCATGGACGTGAACTACGGCAACGTAACCGGCAACTTCATCTCGCAATGGGTGCTGCACCAGCCGGTCATCGCTTCTTCGTCGACCCTCTACGGCGGCCTCGGCAGCGAAATCACCGTGAAGCGCGAGTATATGGACATCCTGTATCCGCCCGGGGAATCCGACAAGCGGTTCGACCTCTGGTTCGATGACCCGTACAATTCCGTGAACCCCCAGTCGCAGATGTTCCTGAAGTTCTCCAGCATTTCCGACCCCGTGGCACGCCGGTACGACGCCAATATGATCATCTTCCGGTACTCCGGGCTCATGCTGCTCCGCGCCGAGGCGCTGGCCAATATCGGGCAGGACGGCGACGCGCGCGAACTGCTGAACGAAATCCGCCGCCGCGCACAGGCATCCGAAGTGATCGGCCTGGAAGGACCGGCGCTGAAAGACGCCATTTTCCTGGAAAGGACGCGCGAGCTCTGGGGCGAAGGCCACCGCTGGTACGACCTCGTGCGCACCGGCCGTGTGACCGATTTTTCGCAGTGCGAGAACGCTCTCACGCAAGACCAGTACGAACGCGGCGCCTGGACGTGGCCCATCCCCATATCCGCCATGCGCAGAAATCCCAAGATCACGCAAACAGCCTTTTGGGCCCAATAA
- a CDS encoding DEAD/DEAH box helicase encodes MGYKTATPVQEQVIPVILSGRDLIASAQTGTGKTAAFLLPTIQNILTHTKDDHQINSMIIVPTRELAVQIAQALEGMSYFTNISSIAVYGGGDGASFAIEKKALSHGADIVICTPGRMIAHLNMGYVKLKGLKYLILDEADRMLDMGFHDDIEKIISFLPKDRQTLLFSATMPDKMRKLALKILQDPIQVNIAISKPPERIKQEAFVVFDEQKVPLVKHILDSRKKESVIVFCSRKQNVKTLTAVLSRAKYAVEEIHSDLEQDKREQALLNFKNGKSNILVATDILSRGIDIEDIDLVINYDVPNDGEDYIHRIGRTARAATDGTAYTFISPKEQGRFSRIEELLGAPVAKTTVPPELGPVPEYSPKTRRSGGGGGGNRGGSHRSGGKGKPRSGNSGGGGGNGSSGNKRRNNRPKQQKKP; translated from the coding sequence ATGGGATATAAAACCGCTACACCGGTACAGGAACAAGTTATCCCCGTCATTTTATCCGGTCGGGACCTGATCGCTTCCGCGCAAACCGGCACCGGCAAAACGGCAGCCTTCCTGCTCCCCACCATTCAGAATATCCTCACTCATACGAAAGACGACCACCAGATCAATTCCATGATCATCGTTCCCACCCGGGAACTGGCCGTCCAGATCGCCCAGGCGCTGGAAGGGATGTCTTACTTCACGAACATCAGCTCCATTGCCGTTTATGGCGGGGGCGACGGCGCATCGTTCGCCATCGAGAAGAAAGCGCTTTCCCACGGTGCGGATATCGTTATCTGCACGCCCGGCCGCATGATCGCCCACCTCAACATGGGGTATGTAAAACTGAAGGGACTGAAATATCTCATCCTCGACGAGGCAGACCGCATGCTCGACATGGGTTTCCACGACGATATCGAGAAGATCATCTCCTTCCTTCCGAAAGACCGCCAGACGCTGCTTTTTTCCGCCACCATGCCGGACAAAATGCGCAAACTGGCGCTCAAGATCCTCCAGGACCCCATCCAGGTGAACATTGCCATCTCCAAACCGCCGGAGCGCATCAAACAGGAAGCGTTCGTGGTGTTCGATGAGCAGAAAGTTCCCCTGGTCAAACATATCCTCGACAGCCGCAAAAAGGAAAGCGTGATCGTATTCTGCTCCCGCAAGCAGAACGTGAAAACGCTCACCGCCGTGCTCAGCCGCGCCAAGTACGCCGTGGAAGAAATCCACTCCGACCTGGAGCAGGACAAGCGCGAGCAGGCCCTCCTGAACTTCAAGAACGGCAAGTCGAACATCCTCGTGGCAACAGACATCCTCAGCCGCGGGATCGATATCGAAGACATTGACCTGGTGATCAACTACGACGTGCCGAACGACGGCGAGGATTACATCCACCGCATCGGTCGTACCGCGCGTGCCGCAACAGACGGTACCGCCTACACGTTCATCAGCCCGAAAGAGCAGGGCCGCTTCTCCCGCATCGAAGAGTTGCTGGGCGCGCCCGTAGCCAAGACCACCGTTCCCCCGGAACTGGGCCCCGTACCGGAATACTCCCCCAAAACCCGCAGATCGGGTGGCGGCGGCGGAGGCAACCGTGGCGGCAGCCATCGCAGCGGCGGGAAAGGTAAGCCCCGCAGCGGCAATAGCGGCGGCGGCGGTGGAAACGGCAGCAGCGGCAACAAACGAAGAAATAATCGTCCCAAACAACAGAAAAAGCCATAA
- a CDS encoding SusC/RagA family TonB-linked outer membrane protein produces MRNIYPKVVALCMIVLLFAGVTARAQQRITVKGRVTDAQSHAGIPGVSIVDADLKKGIAVTDPNGNYSVTIEMNKTLLFRFIGYEDKAIKVTKAELNLQMAPAEKFLKESVIVGYQKRTKETVTGAVSMVSHKDIQDVPVTNLEQLLQGKVAGMNIQNISGAPGFGGTINIRGISQLNVTGSGDEAFLSSSNPLLVIDNVPVEYDGGIDQSMLQPGAATGPLSLLPPEDIESIEIFKDAQAASLYGSRGANGVIVITTRRGNSPVPIINFNNSVFMNTPPQLRPVWGGQLERDFRTYTILNYSEYDFLAKLQFANAQFITDSLNGFYNNSTDWQGLFYQKTFNSNHNLQISGGNAKMNYKANMGYQMYQGVIKNTGFNRYTANLQLNLQPNERLRISGQLFAALGQKQRGNGGGLTGNGAGSAFSSSLLPGPSHFLDFPELRAYIENVDDNNTMNIRSYLSVDYELLKGLRLTSATSYDYTTDTRDRFNQAFSNNNQTMVYGYISRRGELNTRNGLAYNFTTNPANSEMAHNLLVTAFTEANIKELETHVRDLRNGPSDYYWGPRGYSPRFYPGNPWNNADGWNTNGTLNSATYHALSFAGVISYNFRTKYNVDFSYRADGNSASGTKSRYAINPSVGVRYNFTKEPVFKEMNFIDYGSVRGSYGINSRPASTRVNSLGYYSIYSDYNNMPAIGPDWGKMPNPFLQSEKAYQYNFGFEMSLFKGRVSVTYDTYFKESYNILQDQRLSDITGYNDIQVNGGAIVNYGHEFVLGLRPFVSSKAGGFQWNLNFNGAIARSVLTKLPAGLQMARFDDGGPFYIDLARKVGRNPFSNYIYQTEGIYQSNTDVPVDPIRGVRYKTGRGNGVTYFQAGDPRWKDVNGDYFLDDRDDNVLSGNPEPMVTGGISSTWSYKNFSLNVFASYLLKRTILNTAMTSRLMKLTQPANTEYTGPGGGSVNIYDLDLIDYWQKSGDMSKYPNIYYVWRNGQIQPFRADQTLWEEDGSYFKLNQVTLAYTFRDFNFMKRLKLRSLRAYATAFNVAIFSPYSGPNPENVSQLGRDNINGYPSARTYTAGFTAEF; encoded by the coding sequence ATGCGAAATATATACCCGAAAGTGGTGGCGCTCTGCATGATCGTACTGCTTTTCGCCGGCGTAACGGCCCGGGCGCAGCAGCGGATCACGGTGAAGGGGAGAGTGACGGATGCGCAATCGCACGCCGGCATTCCCGGTGTCAGCATCGTAGACGCCGATCTGAAGAAAGGCATCGCCGTAACCGATCCCAACGGTAATTACTCCGTTACCATCGAAATGAACAAAACCTTGCTGTTCCGGTTCATCGGATACGAAGACAAGGCCATCAAAGTCACCAAAGCCGAGCTGAACCTGCAAATGGCGCCGGCGGAGAAATTCCTGAAAGAATCCGTGATCGTGGGGTACCAGAAGCGGACCAAGGAAACGGTGACCGGTGCGGTATCGATGGTCAGCCATAAAGACATCCAGGACGTGCCTGTTACCAACCTGGAACAATTGCTCCAGGGCAAGGTGGCCGGGATGAACATCCAGAACATCAGCGGCGCTCCCGGCTTCGGCGGCACCATCAACATCCGCGGCATCTCGCAGCTGAACGTGACCGGCAGCGGCGACGAAGCCTTCCTGTCCAGCTCCAACCCACTGCTCGTGATCGACAACGTGCCGGTGGAGTACGACGGCGGTATCGACCAGTCGATGTTACAGCCCGGCGCGGCTACCGGCCCGCTTTCGCTGCTGCCGCCGGAAGACATCGAGTCTATCGAGATCTTCAAAGACGCGCAGGCCGCATCGCTTTATGGTTCCCGCGGGGCCAACGGCGTGATCGTGATCACCACGCGGCGTGGCAATTCCCCCGTTCCCATCATCAACTTCAACAACTCCGTGTTCATGAACACGCCGCCGCAACTGCGCCCGGTTTGGGGTGGACAGCTGGAGCGCGACTTCCGGACGTATACCATCCTGAACTACAGCGAGTACGACTTCCTGGCCAAGCTGCAGTTTGCCAACGCGCAGTTCATTACCGACAGCTTGAACGGCTTCTACAATAACAGTACCGACTGGCAGGGGCTCTTCTATCAGAAAACCTTCAACTCCAACCACAACCTGCAGATCAGCGGCGGTAACGCGAAGATGAACTACAAGGCGAACATGGGGTACCAGATGTACCAGGGCGTTATCAAGAACACCGGCTTCAACCGCTATACGGCCAACCTGCAACTGAACCTGCAGCCCAACGAGCGTTTGCGCATCAGCGGCCAGCTGTTTGCCGCCCTCGGGCAGAAACAGCGCGGCAACGGCGGCGGCCTCACCGGCAACGGTGCCGGCAGCGCCTTCTCCAGCTCCCTGCTGCCCGGGCCTTCGCACTTTCTGGACTTCCCGGAACTGAGAGCCTACATCGAAAACGTGGACGACAATAACACGATGAACATCCGCTCGTACCTGAGCGTAGACTACGAGCTGCTCAAGGGCCTCCGCCTTACTTCGGCTACCTCGTACGACTATACGACCGACACGCGCGACCGCTTCAACCAGGCGTTCAGCAACAACAACCAGACCATGGTGTACGGCTATATTTCCCGCCGCGGGGAGCTGAACACCCGCAATGGACTGGCATACAACTTCACCACCAATCCCGCCAACAGCGAAATGGCGCATAACCTCCTGGTGACCGCCTTCACCGAGGCCAATATCAAGGAGCTGGAAACGCACGTCCGCGACCTGCGCAACGGCCCGAGCGATTACTATTGGGGCCCCCGCGGCTACAGCCCCCGTTTCTATCCGGGCAACCCCTGGAACAACGCGGATGGCTGGAACACCAACGGTACGCTCAACAGCGCCACCTATCACGCACTGTCTTTCGCCGGGGTGATCTCCTATAACTTCCGCACGAAATACAACGTCGATTTCTCATACCGCGCAGACGGCAACTCCGCTTCCGGCACCAAGAGCCGCTACGCCATCAACCCTTCTGTGGGCGTGCGTTACAACTTTACCAAAGAGCCTGTTTTCAAGGAGATGAATTTCATCGACTACGGTTCCGTTCGCGGTTCTTACGGGATTAACAGTCGCCCGGCCTCCACGCGCGTGAACTCGCTCGGCTATTATTCCATCTATTCCGATTACAACAACATGCCGGCCATCGGGCCCGACTGGGGTAAGATGCCGAACCCTTTCCTGCAGTCCGAAAAGGCTTACCAGTACAATTTCGGGTTCGAGATGAGCCTGTTCAAGGGGCGCGTTTCGGTGACGTATGACACCTATTTCAAGGAGTCTTACAACATCCTGCAAGACCAGCGCCTGTCGGATATCACCGGTTACAACGATATCCAGGTGAACGGCGGCGCGATCGTGAACTACGGGCATGAATTCGTGTTGGGCCTCCGGCCGTTCGTGTCCAGCAAAGCGGGCGGATTCCAATGGAACCTCAACTTCAACGGCGCCATCGCGCGGAGCGTGCTCACCAAGCTGCCCGCAGGGCTCCAGATGGCGAGGTTCGACGACGGCGGTCCGTTCTACATCGACCTGGCGCGTAAAGTGGGCCGTAACCCCTTCAGCAACTACATCTACCAGACGGAAGGCATTTACCAGAGCAACACCGACGTGCCGGTAGACCCCATCCGCGGCGTTCGCTACAAAACCGGCCGTGGCAACGGTGTTACGTACTTCCAGGCCGGTGATCCCCGCTGGAAAGACGTCAACGGCGATTATTTCCTCGACGACCGCGACGATAACGTGCTCTCCGGGAATCCCGAGCCGATGGTGACCGGCGGTATCAGTTCTACCTGGAGCTATAAAAACTTTTCGCTCAACGTGTTCGCTTCCTACCTGCTGAAACGCACGATCCTGAACACGGCGATGACGTCGCGCCTCATGAAGCTGACGCAACCGGCCAATACGGAATATACCGGCCCTGGCGGCGGGTCCGTCAACATCTACGACCTCGACCTGATCGATTACTGGCAGAAGTCGGGCGACATGTCCAAATACCCCAACATTTACTATGTGTGGAGGAACGGGCAGATCCAGCCTTTTCGCGCCGACCAGACGCTTTGGGAAGAAGACGGTTCGTATTTCAAGCTGAACCAGGTGACGCTGGCGTACACTTTCCGCGATTTCAACTTCATGAAACGCCTGAAGCTGCGCTCGCTGCGCGCTTATGCCACAGCGTTCAACGTCGCCATCTTCTCGCCCTATTCCGGCCCGAACCCGGAAAACGTGAGCCAGCTGGGCCGCGACAATATCAATGGCTATCCCTCCGCACGTACTTACACCGCGGGTTTCACAGCCGAGTTTTAA
- a CDS encoding IPT/TIG domain-containing protein, whose protein sequence is MKICIHKQLLALAMIALLAACTRETVNSSGKNPYGDPILPSITFAENSVNPAKGFVNDEVLVRGTGFLKNKDKLEVLFNGEKAEILETTDSAVRVRIPAMASTGAINVKVGDEFYFGPFFQVFGGLVVDTTFATKGGASALITAIFPGNDNKYIIAGRFNNYDNVNKPGGVNRMARLLNDGSLDNAWEYGWQTGPQGDVYSGVYLPDEQKFLVAGSFNRYARTQNVFSIARLGFGGMIDSTIIELPSQNTAIASSLAGGVRGVVNNLHLLPDGKMLLVGDFRYYVRPNFNLVATSGVDSMHLDSTFVQHIIKLHPNGELDSSWNYDLAQHRGLPTVNGRIYKSHLLPDGKVLIAGNFTTYKGQPAPRIARINADGTLDNSFNPGSGADLLIYDLFVQQDGKIIVAGGFTRFNGTGANRVVRLTADGAVDPTFSVGAGPDGTKIDQIGVLPNGVIILTGTFRKFNNLQRNNFIVLNADGSIHPTYNAIGGLRYATASDDGTVMDIMNVKGENSVILVGNFDVFDNRMANRIVKLKFQ, encoded by the coding sequence ATGAAAATCTGCATACACAAACAGCTGCTCGCCCTGGCGATGATCGCGCTGCTGGCGGCTTGTACCAGGGAAACGGTAAACAGCAGCGGGAAGAACCCTTATGGCGATCCCATCCTGCCTTCCATCACCTTCGCGGAAAATTCCGTTAACCCGGCGAAAGGGTTCGTGAACGATGAAGTGCTCGTTCGCGGCACGGGTTTCCTCAAGAACAAAGACAAACTCGAAGTGCTTTTCAACGGCGAAAAAGCCGAAATCCTCGAAACTACGGATTCCGCCGTGCGCGTGCGCATCCCCGCCATGGCCAGCACCGGTGCCATTAACGTGAAAGTGGGCGACGAATTCTATTTCGGGCCTTTCTTCCAGGTGTTCGGCGGATTGGTGGTAGATACCACCTTCGCCACGAAAGGCGGCGCCAGTGCGCTCATCACCGCTATTTTCCCGGGAAATGACAACAAGTACATCATCGCCGGCCGTTTCAATAACTACGACAACGTCAACAAGCCCGGCGGCGTGAACCGCATGGCGCGCCTCCTCAACGACGGCTCGCTCGACAACGCCTGGGAATACGGCTGGCAAACCGGTCCGCAGGGCGATGTCTACTCCGGCGTTTACCTGCCCGACGAACAGAAGTTCCTCGTAGCGGGGAGCTTTAACCGGTACGCCCGTACGCAGAACGTGTTCAGTATTGCACGGTTGGGTTTCGGGGGGATGATCGATTCCACCATCATCGAACTGCCGTCGCAGAACACGGCCATCGCCTCTTCACTGGCAGGCGGCGTGCGGGGCGTGGTGAACAACCTGCACCTGCTGCCCGACGGGAAAATGCTCCTGGTAGGCGATTTCAGGTATTACGTACGGCCCAACTTCAACCTGGTGGCTACTTCGGGAGTGGATTCCATGCACCTGGACTCCACGTTCGTGCAGCATATCATCAAGCTGCATCCCAACGGCGAACTGGATTCTTCCTGGAACTACGACCTTGCCCAGCATCGTGGGTTGCCCACGGTGAACGGGCGTATCTATAAATCGCACCTGCTGCCCGACGGGAAGGTCCTCATCGCGGGGAACTTCACGACCTACAAGGGCCAGCCGGCGCCGCGCATCGCGCGGATCAATGCGGACGGTACGCTGGACAACTCGTTCAACCCCGGTTCCGGTGCGGATCTGCTCATTTATGACCTGTTCGTGCAGCAAGACGGGAAGATCATTGTGGCGGGGGGCTTTACCCGGTTCAACGGTACGGGCGCCAACCGCGTGGTGCGGCTCACGGCCGATGGCGCCGTAGACCCCACGTTCAGCGTGGGCGCGGGGCCGGACGGCACCAAGATCGACCAGATCGGCGTACTGCCCAATGGCGTGATCATCCTCACGGGTACGTTCCGGAAATTCAACAACCTCCAGCGCAACAACTTCATCGTGCTCAATGCCGACGGTTCTATCCATCCCACCTACAACGCCATCGGCGGCCTGCGCTACGCAACGGCGTCAGACGATGGTACGGTGATGGATATCATGAATGTGAAAGGGGAGAATTCGGTGATTCTGGTGGGCAACTTCGATGTGTTCGACAACCGGATGGCCAACCGGATCGTGAAGCTGAAATTCCAGTAG